From one Sciurus carolinensis chromosome 9, mSciCar1.2, whole genome shotgun sequence genomic stretch:
- the LOC124992478 gene encoding keratin-associated protein 6-2-like — MCCNSCGSSGYGCGFGCGYGSGYGCGYGSGSGCGYGYGYGSNCGCGSGSGCGYGCRFGSGYGCGYGYGCGCGYGSGCGCGYGSRCGCGFGSGYGSGYGSGCCCYRPCCYRRCYSCC; from the coding sequence ATGTGTTGCAACTCATGTGGTAGCTCCGGCTATGGTTGTGGCTTCGGCTGTGGCTATGGTTCTGGATATGGCTGTGGCtatggctctggctctggctgtGGTTATGGCTATGGCTATGGCTCTAACTGTGGctgtggctctggctctggctgtGGATATGGCTGTAGATTTGGCTCTGGCTATGGTTGTGGATATGGCTATGGTTGTGGTTGTGGCTATGGTTCTGGCTGTGGTTGTGGATATGGCTCCAGATGTGGCTGTGGATTTGGCTCAGGTTATGGCTCTGGCTATGGCTCTGGCTGCTGTTGCTATCGGCCATGTTGCTATAGAAGATGCTATTCTTGCTGCTAG
- the LOC124993758 gene encoding keratin-associated protein 21-1-like, protein MCCNYYGNSCGSGCGYSGYGSGCGCGYGGYGGYGGYGGYGCGCGYGCGCGYGGYSGYGCGCGYGCGYGCGCGCGYGGYGGYGSGYGSGCCGSRVFCYRRCYSPCC, encoded by the exons ATGTGTTGCAACTACTACGGCAACTCCTGCGGCTCTGGCTGTGGGTACAGTGGCTACGGCTCTGGCTGTGGCTGTGGATATGGTGGCTATGGTGGCTATGGTGGCTATGGTGGATATGGCTGTGGCTGCGGATACGGCTGTGGCTGTGGATACGGTGGTTACAGTGGCTACGGCTGTGGTTG TGGCTATGGCTGTGGATACGGCTGTGGTTGTGGCTGTGGATATGGCGGCTATGGTGGCTATGGCTCTGGCTATGGCTCTGGCTGTTGTGGCTCCCGGGTATTTTGCTACAGAAGATGTTATTCTCCTTGCTGCTAA